In Saccharothrix syringae, the following are encoded in one genomic region:
- a CDS encoding helix-turn-helix domain-containing protein — MGTPLGDFIRARRDGTRPEALGLPEHGRRRAPGLRRSDLAARAGISVEYLTRIEQGRDRNPSPAVLNALADALLLDPAERGHLRYLAKITGGECANRPRPAPPARRVRPAVLETLRLLEPGVAAVTNRLGDVLARTAAYESVLAGTGLLDGDAPNLTRYVFTDPRARELFADWEDVADEQAFDLWLGPAAENHEWFVAELAPAAGPDLTRRLHRHAVPRRGELRLHHPSGAELRFARETLELASDAQQLVVFLPADGATAEAVDRLRGPSRGRLRVIS, encoded by the coding sequence GTGGGCACACCGCTGGGGGACTTCATCCGGGCCAGGCGCGACGGCACCCGGCCCGAGGCGCTGGGGCTGCCGGAGCACGGCCGCCGCCGCGCGCCGGGACTGCGGCGCTCGGACCTCGCCGCGCGGGCCGGCATCAGCGTCGAGTACCTGACCCGCATCGAGCAGGGCCGCGACCGCAACCCCTCGCCGGCGGTGCTCAACGCCCTCGCCGACGCGCTGCTCCTCGACCCCGCCGAGCGCGGCCACCTGCGCTACCTCGCGAAGATCACCGGCGGCGAGTGCGCCAACCGCCCGCGGCCCGCGCCGCCCGCGCGGCGGGTGCGGCCGGCCGTCCTGGAGACCCTGCGCCTGCTCGAACCGGGCGTCGCCGCGGTGACCAACCGGCTGGGCGACGTCCTCGCCCGCACCGCGGCCTACGAGTCGGTGCTGGCCGGCACCGGGCTGCTCGACGGCGACGCGCCGAACCTCACCCGCTACGTCTTCACCGACCCGCGCGCCCGGGAGCTGTTCGCCGACTGGGAGGACGTGGCGGACGAGCAGGCGTTCGACCTGTGGCTCGGGCCCGCCGCGGAGAACCACGAGTGGTTCGTGGCGGAGCTGGCGCCCGCCGCGGGCCCCGACCTCACCCGGCGCCTGCACCGGCACGCCGTCCCGCGCCGCGGCGAGCTGCGGCTGCACCACCCCTCCGGGGCCGAGCTGCGGTTCGCGCGCGAAACCCTCGAACTGGCCTCGGACGCGCAGCAGCTCGTCGTGTTCCTGCCCGCGGACGGGGCGACCGCCGAGGCGGTCGACCGGCTCCGCGGCCCGTCCCGCGGCAGGCTCCGGGTCATCTCGTAG
- a CDS encoding HAD family hydrolase, with protein MTWTPRMVALDIDGTITPVGREDVAPAVRAAIRRAVDRGAHVVLSTGRSLIGTLPVAGHLGLTGTALCSNGAVWWDAAAGEVVRRVVFDPGPAVARLLDLLPGAVFATEVTGVGNLSLGRFPDGDLWGEVRHVTRGELVAAPTSRLVVRWVGRTPEELRLRLLDVALPGVAWSVDHTEPWLTLSPPGVTKGAALEELRRELGVSPRDTLAVGDGDNDVEMLRWAAHGVAMGQAPVTVREAADAVTSTVLEDGAAAVLDRYFAA; from the coding sequence GTGACGTGGACACCCCGAATGGTCGCCCTGGACATCGACGGCACGATCACCCCGGTGGGGCGCGAGGACGTGGCGCCCGCGGTGCGCGCGGCGATCCGCCGGGCCGTCGACCGCGGCGCGCACGTGGTGCTCTCCACCGGGCGCAGCCTGATCGGCACCCTGCCCGTGGCCGGGCACCTGGGGCTGACCGGCACGGCGCTGTGCTCCAACGGCGCGGTGTGGTGGGACGCGGCGGCGGGCGAGGTGGTGCGCCGGGTGGTGTTCGACCCCGGGCCCGCGGTGGCGCGGCTGCTCGACCTGCTGCCGGGCGCGGTGTTCGCGACCGAGGTGACCGGGGTGGGGAACCTGTCGCTCGGGCGGTTCCCCGACGGCGACCTGTGGGGCGAGGTGCGGCACGTGACCCGCGGCGAGCTGGTGGCCGCGCCGACGTCGCGGCTGGTCGTGAGGTGGGTCGGGCGGACGCCGGAGGAGCTGCGGCTGCGGCTGCTGGACGTGGCGCTGCCGGGGGTGGCGTGGTCGGTGGACCACACCGAGCCGTGGCTGACGCTGTCGCCGCCCGGGGTGACCAAGGGCGCGGCCCTGGAGGAGCTGCGGCGGGAGCTGGGGGTCTCGCCCCGGGACACCCTGGCCGTCGGGGACGGCGACAACGACGTGGAGATGCTGCGGTGGGCCGCGCACGGCGTGGCCATGGGGCAGGCGCCGGTGACCGTGCGCGAGGCGGCCGACGCGGTGACGTCGACCGTGCTGGAGGACGGGGCGGCGGCGGTGCTGGACCGGTACTTCGCGGCTTAG
- a CDS encoding ABC transporter ATP-binding protein, translating into MIEAVGLTKRYGKTVAVDDLSFTVAPGRVTGFLGPNGAGKSTTMRMILGLDRPSAGRVLIDGKPYAKLDRPLRTVGALLDAKWVHPNRSARAHLQWLAKSNGLPDRRVDEVLDLVGLTKVAKRRAGGFSLGMSQRLGIAAALLGDPKVLLFDEPVNGLDPEGILWIRQFMQGLAAEGRTVLVSSHLLSEMALTAQDLVVIGRGRLISQSSTTDFVERATENTVRVRSPHADKLGAMLLDKGFTVRDDADGALVVSGATSDQVGDVAAAGGVVLHELSPQRGSLEQAFMQLTGDSVEYHTDLAATGK; encoded by the coding sequence ATGATCGAGGCTGTCGGCCTCACCAAGCGCTACGGGAAGACGGTGGCGGTGGACGACTTGTCGTTCACCGTGGCGCCGGGCCGGGTCACCGGGTTCCTCGGGCCCAACGGCGCGGGCAAGTCCACCACCATGCGCATGATCCTCGGCCTCGACCGGCCGAGCGCGGGCCGGGTGCTCATCGACGGCAAGCCCTACGCCAAGCTCGACCGCCCGCTGCGGACCGTCGGCGCCCTGCTGGACGCCAAGTGGGTGCACCCGAACCGGTCCGCCCGCGCCCACCTCCAGTGGCTGGCCAAGTCCAACGGCCTGCCCGACCGCCGGGTGGACGAGGTGCTGGACCTGGTGGGCCTGACCAAGGTCGCCAAGCGCCGCGCGGGCGGGTTCTCGCTGGGCATGTCGCAGCGCCTGGGCATCGCCGCCGCCCTGCTGGGCGACCCGAAGGTGCTGCTGTTCGACGAGCCGGTCAACGGCCTCGACCCCGAGGGCATCCTCTGGATCCGCCAGTTCATGCAGGGCCTGGCCGCCGAGGGCCGCACCGTGCTGGTGTCGAGCCACCTGCTCTCGGAGATGGCGCTGACCGCCCAGGACCTGGTGGTCATCGGGCGCGGCAGGCTCATCTCGCAGAGCAGCACCACCGACTTCGTCGAGCGCGCCACCGAGAACACCGTGCGGGTGCGCAGCCCGCACGCCGACAAGCTGGGCGCGATGCTGCTCGACAAGGGCTTCACCGTGCGCGACGACGCCGACGGCGCGCTCGTCGTGTCCGGCGCCACCAGCGACCAGGTGGGCGACGTGGCGGCGGCGGGCGGCGTGGTGCTGCACGAGCTGAGCCCGCAGCGCGGTTCGCTCGAACAGGCATTCATGCAGCTCACGGGCGACTCCGTCGAGTACCACACCGACCTCGCCGCGACCGGGAAGTGA
- a CDS encoding ABC transporter permease, translating to MTLLAVERIKLFSTRSPWWCMLLALVLTTGITAIIAINWDGTPMPLVATVLSHTFGLYVVMVMAALAVTTEYRFGTIKSTFQAVPDRVSPMVAKAVVVVLLSTLLGEAVAFGSWGLSRLLAEDTSQLALNSADAWRHVAGVGLVYGAGALLALGVGALVRQTAGAVSIILVFALVVESVVGFIPNIGDDIQEWMPFTVASKFILGGSEGSGPDPSELGATVVGELSPWGSFAYFAGIALVVYVLSLVVVKRRDA from the coding sequence ATGACCCTGCTCGCCGTTGAACGGATCAAGCTCTTCTCCACCCGCTCGCCCTGGTGGTGCATGCTCCTGGCCCTCGTGCTGACCACGGGCATCACCGCGATCATCGCGATCAACTGGGACGGCACGCCGATGCCGCTGGTCGCCACGGTGCTGTCCCACACGTTCGGGCTCTACGTGGTCATGGTGATGGCCGCGCTGGCGGTCACCACCGAGTACCGCTTCGGCACGATCAAGTCGACGTTCCAGGCCGTGCCGGACCGCGTCTCGCCGATGGTCGCCAAGGCCGTGGTCGTGGTGCTGCTGTCCACCCTGCTCGGCGAGGCCGTCGCGTTCGGGTCGTGGGGGCTGAGCCGGCTGCTCGCCGAGGACACCTCGCAGCTCGCGCTGAACTCCGCCGACGCGTGGCGGCACGTCGCGGGCGTCGGCCTGGTGTACGGGGCGGGCGCGCTGCTGGCGCTGGGCGTCGGCGCGCTGGTGCGGCAGACCGCGGGCGCGGTGTCGATCATCCTGGTGTTCGCGCTGGTGGTGGAGAGCGTGGTCGGGTTCATCCCGAACATCGGCGACGACATCCAGGAGTGGATGCCGTTCACGGTGGCCTCCAAGTTCATCCTCGGCGGGTCGGAGGGGTCCGGGCCCGACCCGTCGGAGCTGGGCGCGACCGTGGTCGGCGAGCTGAGCCCGTGGGGGTCGTTCGCGTACTTCGCCGGGATCGCGCTGGTCGTCTACGTCCTCTCGCTCGTGGTGGTGAAGCGCCGCGACGCGTGA
- a CDS encoding ABC transporter ATP-binding protein, with the protein MIEATGLTKHYGRTVAVDDLSFTVAPGRVTGFLGPNGAGKSTTMRMVLGLDRPTRGRVTVKGQDYRSLRHPLRVVGALLDAKWVHPNRSARAHLRWLARSNGIPAARVDEVLGAVGLGEVADRRAGTFSLGMSQRLGIAGALLGDPEVLMFDEPVNGLDPEGILWIRQFMHRLAAEGRTVFVSSHLLSEMSQTAQDLVVIGRGRLIAQTSTERFIREAAEDTVRVRSPQADRLRALLDGRARAVDDAADGALVVHGVEAAAIGELAASNDITLHELSPQLGSLEQAFMQLTKESVEYHAAE; encoded by the coding sequence GTGATCGAAGCGACCGGGCTCACCAAGCACTACGGCCGGACCGTGGCCGTGGACGACCTGTCGTTCACCGTGGCACCGGGCCGGGTCACCGGCTTCCTCGGGCCCAACGGCGCGGGCAAGTCCACCACCATGCGCATGGTCCTCGGCCTCGACCGGCCCACCAGGGGCCGCGTGACCGTGAAGGGGCAGGACTACCGGTCGCTGCGCCACCCGCTGCGCGTGGTCGGCGCCCTGCTCGACGCCAAGTGGGTGCACCCGAACCGCTCGGCCCGCGCCCACCTGCGCTGGCTGGCCCGGTCGAACGGCATCCCGGCCGCCCGCGTCGACGAGGTGCTGGGCGCGGTCGGGCTCGGCGAGGTCGCCGACCGGCGCGCGGGCACGTTCTCGCTGGGCATGTCGCAGCGCCTGGGCATCGCGGGCGCGCTGCTCGGCGACCCCGAGGTGCTGATGTTCGACGAGCCGGTCAACGGCCTCGACCCCGAGGGCATCCTCTGGATCCGCCAGTTCATGCACCGGCTCGCCGCCGAGGGCCGGACCGTGTTCGTGTCGAGCCACCTGCTGTCGGAGATGTCCCAGACGGCCCAGGACCTCGTCGTGATCGGGCGCGGCAGGCTCATCGCGCAGACGAGCACCGAGCGGTTCATCCGGGAGGCGGCCGAGGACACCGTCCGGGTCCGCTCGCCGCAGGCGGACCGGCTGCGGGCCCTGCTCGACGGCCGGGCCCGGGCCGTGGACGACGCGGCCGACGGCGCGCTCGTCGTGCACGGCGTGGAGGCCGCGGCCATCGGCGAGCTGGCCGCGTCGAACGACATCACCCTCCACGAACTGAGCCCGCAGCTCGGTTCACTCGAACAGGCGTTCATGCAGTTGACGAAGGAATCGGTGGAATACCACGCGGCCGAATAG
- a CDS encoding S8 family serine peptidase produces MIALVAFSAATTGTGRAQTIREQQWHLDALGVPAAHAITRGEGVVVAVVDSGVDATRPDLAGALLPGAGFGSASGGDGTRDNDGHGTAMAALIGGRGVGGGALGVAPAARVLPVSVGADGERFTTTSVADGVTWAVDQGADVVNLSLTSVATLTPDLLRAVNHALDHDVVVVAGTGNDGVEHVGAPANIKGVIAVSGTVRGNAPWPHSNTGPETVLAAPAEDIVTAIPLSASASGYAEVDGTSAATALVSGAAALVRARYPDLDAGNVVNRLIATATDLEAPGRDGATGYGLVDPVAALTADVPRVDRNPLLPPPPPPTSPAAPVPAAQEPPAVSEPPDRLPLVAIAGGLGAVVLLVAATAFARARRNGIRRSPVPVVTEIPPPDDDFWHVDRR; encoded by the coding sequence GTGATCGCGTTGGTGGCGTTCTCGGCCGCCACCACGGGCACCGGACGCGCGCAGACGATCCGGGAGCAGCAGTGGCACCTCGACGCGCTCGGGGTGCCCGCCGCGCACGCCATCACGCGCGGCGAGGGGGTGGTGGTCGCGGTCGTCGACTCGGGCGTGGACGCCACGCGGCCCGACCTCGCCGGCGCCCTGCTGCCGGGCGCCGGGTTCGGCTCGGCGAGCGGCGGCGACGGCACGCGGGACAACGACGGCCACGGCACCGCGATGGCCGCGCTGATCGGCGGCCGGGGCGTCGGCGGCGGCGCGCTGGGCGTCGCCCCGGCCGCGCGCGTCCTGCCGGTCTCGGTCGGCGCGGACGGCGAGCGGTTCACCACCACGTCCGTGGCCGACGGCGTGACCTGGGCCGTCGACCAGGGTGCCGACGTGGTCAACCTGTCCCTGACCTCGGTCGCCACCCTCACCCCGGACCTGCTGCGCGCGGTCAACCACGCCCTCGACCACGACGTCGTGGTGGTCGCCGGCACGGGCAACGACGGCGTGGAGCACGTGGGCGCGCCCGCCAACATCAAGGGCGTCATCGCCGTCTCCGGCACCGTCCGGGGCAACGCGCCGTGGCCGCACTCCAACACCGGGCCGGAGACCGTGCTCGCCGCGCCCGCGGAGGACATCGTCACCGCCATCCCGCTCAGCGCCTCGGCCAGCGGGTACGCCGAGGTCGACGGCACCAGCGCGGCGACGGCGCTGGTCTCCGGCGCGGCCGCGCTGGTCCGCGCCCGGTACCCGGACCTCGACGCGGGCAACGTGGTCAACCGCCTGATCGCCACGGCCACCGACCTGGAGGCACCCGGCCGGGACGGCGCGACGGGCTACGGCCTGGTCGACCCGGTGGCCGCGCTGACCGCCGACGTGCCGCGGGTGGACCGCAACCCGCTGCTCCCGCCGCCACCGCCGCCCACGTCCCCCGCGGCGCCCGTGCCGGCCGCGCAGGAACCGCCCGCCGTTTCCGAACCGCCCGACCGGCTGCCGCTGGTCGCGATCGCGGGCGGGCTCGGCGCGGTGGTCCTGCTGGTCGCCGCGACCGCCTTCGCGCGGGCCCGGCGGAACGGAATCCGTCGGTCGCCCGTCCCGGTGGTGACCGAAATCCCGCCGCCCGACGACGACTTCTGGCACGTCGACCGCCGGTGA